The following proteins are co-located in the Triticum aestivum cultivar Chinese Spring chromosome 1A, IWGSC CS RefSeq v2.1, whole genome shotgun sequence genome:
- the LOC123186642 gene encoding E3 ubiquitin-protein ligase RDUF1: MDTSPAASAASYWCYSCDRFVRAASSPEGGGDVACPDCGGGFLEEMRRTPPAPAYLRRPRAHHANDLRLRRSRRAAAAAAAAASAGGGGDRAPFNPVIVLRRSALGAGAAAGEDNNGDDDSALAAASSFELFYDDGAGSGLRPLPESMSDFLMGSGFERLLGQLAQIEAGGLTRARETPPASKAAVESMPTVAIAASHVAADCHCAVCKEPFELGAEAREMPCAHIYHEDCILPWLQLRNSCPVCRHEMPTDTAAARSQAASAGAEEETTVGLTIWRLPGGGFAVGRFAGGRRPEERELPVVYTEMDGGFNHGGAPRRISWGSRQSRSTERSAIRRVFRNMFACFGRGHSASSHASSSHMRPEEMTEASDHSAVFSHGSRSRSMSWRLEDGHADTMVQR, translated from the coding sequence ATGGATACCTCCCCCGCCGCCAGCGCGGCGTCCTACTGGTGCTACAGCTGCGACCGCTTCGTGCGCGCCGCGTCGTCGCCGGAGGGGGGCGGCGACGTCGCCTGCCCGGACTGCGGCGGCGGGTTCCTCGAGGAGATGCGCCGGACCCCGCCGGCCCCGGCCTACCTCCGCCGCCCGCGCGCGCACCACGCCAACGACCTGCGCCTCCGCCGCAGCCGCcgggccgccgctgctgctgccgcggccgcctccgctGGGGGAGGGGGCGACCGCGCGCCGTTCAACCCGGTCATCGTGCTGCGgcgctcggcgctcggcgcgggggcggcagcgggggaagacaaCAACGGCGACGACGACAGCGCGCTCGCCGCGGCCAGCAGCTTCGAGCTCTTCTACGACGACGGGGCGGGCTCGGGCCTCCGCCCGCTGCCGGAGAGCATGTCGGACTTCCTCATGGGGTCCGGCTTCGAGCGCCTCCTCGGCCAGCTCGCGCAGATCGAGGCCGGCGGGCTCACCCGGGCCCGCGAGACCCCGCCGGCGTCCAAGGCGGCCGTCGAGTCCATGCCCACCGTCGCCATCGCGGCCTCCCACGTCGCCGCCGACTGCCACTGCGCCGTCTGCAAGGAGCCCTTCGAGCTCGGCGCCGAGGCCAGGGAGATGCCCTGCGCCCACATCTACCACGAGGACTGCATCCTCCCCTGGCTGCAGCTCCGCAACTCGTGCCCCGTCTGCCGCCACGAGATGCCCACCGACACCGCGGCGGCAAGGTCACAGGCCGCCAGCGCCGGGGCCGAGGAGGAGACCACCGTGGGCCTGACCATCTGGAGGCTGCCCGGAGGCGGGTTCGCCGTCGGGAGGTTCGCCGGCGGGAGGAGGCCCGAGGAGAGGGAGCTCCCGGTCGTTTACACGGAGATGGACGGCGGTTTCAACCACGGCGGCGCGCCGAGGAGGATCTCGTGGGGGTCAAGGCAGAGCCGGTCGACCGAGAGGAGCGCCATTCGACGCGTCTTCCGCAATATGTTTGCCTGCTTCGGCCGCGGTCATTCGGCGAGCTCCCACGCTTCGTCCTCCCACATGAGGCCCGAGGAGATGACCGAGGCATCGGATCATTCCGCCGTGTTCAGCCATGGCTCGAGAAGCCGGAGCATGAGCTGGAGGCTGGAAGACGGCCATGCCGACACGATGGTGCAGAGATAG